The DNA region aaatttgAAACCCAAAATCTACAAAAGGATCAGTGAAGATGCATTTTTTCAAAACAGTAAACAAAATTGTTAAATCATTGGCCCAAAGGGCCAATAAATTGGAAGATCTAGAAGGAATGGTAGATTTCAACAcacacaatttaccaaaattgagtcatgaagacacagaaaacctaaagagatAAATAACCAAGATGAAGGggaaattagaaataaagatcttctatAGTCAATGTAGAAGACAACATGAaatttcctcagaaatctgaaaacagttCTACCCTAAGAtccagccatcgcactcctgggaatttaactaaagggaatgaaatcagcatgtgaaagatttaactgtacctctatgtttattgcagttcaattcacaatagcaaagatatggaatctacTTAGATGTCCACCTACaaatgactgaataaagacaATGTAAtatacacccccccacacacacacattatggaatactcagttgtaaaaaagaatgaaatcacatcttttgcaataaaatggatgcacctagaaacctttatacttagtgaaatgagctagtctcaaaaaggcaaatataatatgttttacCTTATCTGTGGTAAGATTACAaacatgtaatgtatatgaatgatgTTTTGAGACTTTACTATTGTTTACAGGTCTTGTCtacactgttgaggaacagtgctttctTCTTACTTTTTCTTAAATTCGAGAACAGGGTAAGTTAAACTAAGTCTTTATTATTCAGCACACAAGAAAATATTGGCTTTTAATTTAGTGTGTACTCCTAATGTAACTAGGATACAAAAGGGGCAAGTGCTAGACATAGAGAGAAGTAAAGTGGAAACAATTGTGCTCTCCCCAACACATTACATTCTCTTTGGAAGCAAAAAGAGTAAAAATGGTGTGAATGATGGAAGTAAAAATCACACTGCCAACATTTATAAGTGTTTCAAAGTCACTGATAATAATACTTGACAGATATTTGAATGATTTATTGGAACAGGTTAAGGATAATGAGAGAACCAGACAGAAAAAAAGCAGACAGAATAGAGAAAATAAGCATAGTTTAGAAGGAGAGGTTGAATAAAGAAACTGATTTTGCTGGAGGGGTCATTTATTGTTACAAAGCATGAAGGCATTTAAAACGCATCATAAATGTAATTGTTAGGGAACCAGAGACAAAGAATTGAGCTAGAGATATAATCaaatttcctttaagaaaaaaaaaatacaagaaacaactAAACTAACAAATAAGCCTTCAACATGCAGTCACTGGATTAGATTGCAGAGGTATGACTGTGGAAAGGGTGAGGATTAAGGAAGTGGTTGTATAAGTTCAGGCTGCACAATGGAGAGCCAGACAACAATGTTCACAGACATAATTATTCATGCCCTTACACTAATAAAGTTATTCCATATTATGTTGTATGGAAAATGGTTAATCtaaaaaaatacacttaaaatatcTCCCAAAACAAAAGGAAGTCCAGTCTGTCAATGAGCAAACTGCATTGGCATGTTAATTGCAGCAATATTTGCAATAGCCAAGAAGTAGAAACAGTCATATTTGTCGATGAAGTGATAAATGGATAAGTAAAATAGCTCATATATAAATAATAGAATACTACTcatatataaaaagaatgaaaccttgAGACTTACCACTACATGAATGGATCTGGAAGTCATTATGGTAGGTGAAATCAactaggcacagaaagacaagtactgcatgTGCATAATCTAACATACTCATATTCATAATCTAACAAAGTTTATCTCATAGAATTTGAGAATAGAGgctggagagagtgggagagatgggaAAAGATTgataaacaagaacaaaataaaagacaGATGTGAAAAGTTCTGGTGTTTCACTGAGTAGCAGGGCAAACACAGACAACAATAATGTACTAcacatttttctaaaagaaaagcaaaaataagaaaggatTTTTAATGTTGTCACCATAAGGAAATAatgaatatttcataatataGATATGTTTATCATGATTATAACATTACTAATGTACAAAATATCACAATACATCCCATAAatatgcataatatttatatgtctgttataaataagaaaaaattctgACACATCACTAATAAGAATTATACTGAGTATTGTTATTATCGCTGCTTTTGTGGTTATTACTAGTACTCTTAATTAACTAAAATATACAAGACTTTTGgacataaaataattcaaaagaaaaattttttccaACATAATGAAATTAcattctcaggccggcgccgcggttcactaggctaatcctccgcctagcggcgccggcacaccgggttctagtcccggtcggggcgccggattctgtcccggttgcccctcttccaggccagctctctgctgtggccagggagtgcagtggaggatggcccaggtgcttgggccctgcaccccatgggagaccaggaaaaagcacctggctcctggctcctgccatcggatcagcgcggtgcgccggccgcagcgcaccggccgcggctgccattggagggtgaaccaacggcaaaggaagacctttctctctctctctctctctcactgtccactctgcctgtcaaaaaataaaaataaaaaaaaaaaaaaagaaattacattctCAAGCAAAATCATAGAGAACAGAAATAACATAGttcatttaaatgtaaatgtatagTTTTGGCAATCAGATGAACAACACGAAGGCTAAAGTTTGATTGTAGGCACTGAGGCTCTTCACCGGTACTCTAGCGTCACAGGAAAACTCTTCCTCAAAGCAGCATAAATGTGTGGCCCCAAAAATAATGGTGCTCGAATCCAGTGCTTACACACTTTGACCGCTGCCTTATGTCTATCCTTGTTGAGATCCAAGAAGCTTACTTGGAGCTTAATAGGAATGGCTTACATTCTAAGACAGATGTCTTCTGTTTTATATGTTAGATTCTTCAATACAAAGGCTGAGGCAATTTTAGTGAAAGCTTATACAACGTGTCTCTACCCTCACAGATTTCCTGCTTTGCATAAAAGGAAAGTGACAGTGTTTGTAGAAGAGGGAAAAAGGGGAGGACAAGGCAAATCAGTAGCACTGTCATGATAATTATCAATAATACCTGTTATTTGGTTCCACAAGCGAGATTTAATACAAGTAAAAGATTGTGAACCTTGTCTTCATTTATGTTAAACATATCTTCCTTGTCCCAAGGAATCTGCTTTTCCATTGCTTATCAAATGCCCAGATGATCTCTGaagcttgtgattatagagtgaaCTAATTGAATAAATAGTAGTTTAGTCAATGAACTTCTAAGTAGAATGGCATATTGTTAATGGACAAgtaatgtatacatatttatatatgtaatatatataatacaaactttctttttgtattctttaatattcttaagtgttgttaaaattcaacaataactGCAAATTTAGAGTGGAACCTTGCAGAGGCTGCATCTTCTTGCCTCTTCTATCTGGGTCACTCCAGTGCTCTCTACTGCTGAATCTCATCATTCATTTAGATGACAAGGAACAAATGCTTGTAGGGTATAGATTTGATATCACAAAACTATTGTGAGACATATAGAGATAGATCCAAAAATGCTTGCAAAAACCAGAGTTGGTAcattcaggagcccagaacttaaaaTAGTCTCCCATTTGAGAAGCACTGACCAAGTTATTAAGTCATTATCTGCTCCCTCCCATGAAGTAcaaagcaggaagttggataagaagtagagtagttgggactcaaacctggcatTCAAATATGGTATGTGAATGTCCAAGCGGTGACTTTATGGctgtaccacacacacaccactgtcttaatttttaaagtacttcACTGCACACTTTAGAGTGACAAAATCTTAGTTCCTTGTGTTAATGACTATGTTTCATTTAGATCCCTACAGAAAGGCATATTTTCAAAGGTTTCTACAAGTATCTATTCATGAATAATCTCAACTGTGAGTAAGTGGTGGACATCCTATCTTGATTCCACACAAGACTatgttcattctatttttttggGATGAGTACATGAATGTTTTCAGAATATAACTGGGAGAGGACTAAGTTATTTGGTGAATCTACTGCACTGAACAGAAGTCTAAATTTTGTCTATTGATGTGGTTGATTTCTTTTTAACAATGGtctgtcaattttattttactataatCTGAGTtgtctaatttaaatattttgcatcCATTACATTTATCTCTGACCTTGCTTGAGATCAGATTTACAAAATGCTTTATATGCATTTGAAAACAATGTATATACACTCACATTTGAGAACCCTTCAAAAgcttcatgaaaaaatgaaattaaaaataaatagtatatattttgtttttcagtgtcTACTCCATCAAGTTCATGAGCTATCATAAATGAAGACAAATCATGTATTCCATCCAAATAAACTGATATTCCTGGCCATGTTTCCTCTCCCGTTCCAACTCTTCCCAATATGTTTCAGGATCATTAGCCCACTTAAAATTTGCTGTGAAGCTTCTCTCTGTGCAGCTGACTTGGTTGCAATAGTGTTGGTAATTAATGAGTAAAAACCTTACTCAACATTAATTTTTCAGTCACAATTTGTGCTTTGAATCAACGAAGACATCTGTAGCACTGTATGTTGATTCTTCCGTAAAACATTGATCCATCTCAATTTTTTGCTCAGAGAAACTGAGATGGAATTTCTGCCACCTTCATTTTCCACATTGTCTTGTcccttataaaaattaattatccACTTGTAGATTTCTAGTTTATCTGGGTCATTTTCCCAATATACTTTTCATAAAACATAAATACTTTCACCCTTCTTCCACCCAAGCTTCAGTACtgatttgatttttattcttgcttcaattttagcagataTTGTGTTGTTCAGATACAAGTCTTTTTCAACTTTATGTTTCTTAGTGCATCAAATTAGATCCTAAACAGACAAGATGTAACGAGTTAGTGTGAGCGTATTTggaagcaaaaaatgaaatcaatgatTTCAACATAAATGCATTTTTGAGGACTCTGTGTGTatataagctaaaaaaaatcattCGAAAGCTAAGTAGCAGACTAGATCATGAAAATGAAGCAGTGAACTCTAACACAAATTACTGGAAATAATACAGTCTGAGGATtaagaagaatgaagaaagaaaaagaatggataCAGCTTAAGGAACTTAAGCAATGGTACCAGACTTgcggagtagtgggttaagctgctaagctgctgcttgcaatgctggcattccatattgtagtgccagtttgagtctgagGTGCTTCATGTCTGATCCAGATCCATGTTAATGCAACaacaaagcagaagatggcccaagtacttgggccactgccacccatgagggagatcaggatgatgttcttggcttctagctttgacctAGCACAGTCaatgctgttgcagctatctgaagagtgaactagcaaatagaacatctctctctctgtttttccctttctgttgtcTTGTTTGTCAAGTACTTCAGCATAGAGGCTAGCCAAGTTCTTTGTGCTGCATGGGCACTTACTATTCACAACCCTCATAGCACATGAAACATTATTCACTTTAAAATTTCTTGTTTGAGAAATTCTGAATGGGCTTAAATGGCTATCTACCAAAAACGATGTAATCCGTTAAAATATTTGATTGTAGCATCGAAAGATATTGTCATAATAATCTTGGGTACTCTTCAGTAATCATTGTTACTTAACTGAACAGCACTTGACAATAGTAAGATAcaaaatgaaagaagagaaaagcttCTTTAGGGTAAGAAAGCCGGGACCCAGCATGTTTAGGCGATCTTGTGGATTATATCATGAAATTCCCCTCCTGCTGCAGTAATATCTTTTGCTTCTTTCGTTTATCTTATCCAGACTGAAACTGCCAACTGCTTAATACTTGGGATACtgagaacattaaaaaatagaaaccaatACAAATACAATCATTAAATTGATTTTTCCTTTATATCATAGAGACAATTTTTAGATGGAATCAGGGCTTAAGTCTTGTCTACTacagtttttaaagtttatactGGAGAAATGTTCTAAATGGAAAAACGTTTCCAATTGTCTCGTGGAAACAGAGGTAATCACAACCTTTGAACCACAAGCAAGATAATGTAGTATTTGACTTTATGTGTTTGGCATATCTAAACACTGAGAATAGTATCATTTCACCAAAGCGCCAGCCTCCGCCGGCGCCCGGGCAGCGTTTCCCCGCGCACTGGAGGGTAAGGTCTGGCCGGCGGGGCTGGAGCGGCCGGGACGCAGCGCGGCTGGCGGAGGGCGCGCCGGGCAGTGGTCGCCGGCAGCGGGACCCTGCTTAGTGGAGCACGCGGCAGGCTCGCCCCAGCGCTGGGGCGTCCGGGGTCGCGTAGGTGCCTGCACGCGACTGGGTCGCGGCCCTCCGCAGATCGGAACAGGCGGGCGGGGCAGCCGCCCAGCGCCTTCCACTTGGCGCTGCTGGAGTTCCCGGTGTGCCCCCTGTCCAAGAAGCCGCTCAGATAGGAAGcatcaacaaatgaatgaattaatgaagagCTGGGAATAGCCTATCCAATCATGGACGGGACTCCTAATATGACACCACAGGCAGCAAGGATGACTATCAAGATAAGAAGCAAGAAGAAACGGAGCAGCACTAGaccatagtttaaaaaaaaaaaaaaaaaaacaaacaaaaaaaaacaaccaacaacaacaaaaaaaaaaacacaacactaaCTGTTTTCAATACCATATCCTTTTTAAAACAAGGTGGCAGGTATTAAGTGGGAGAAGAgaatgtttctgtctcttcctacACTGACCATCCTTATCCCACTAATTTCTCTCCCAGGTCTTTTCTACGCGGCCTCTGTGGAAGAAAACTTCCCACAGGGCTGCGCCAGCTCCACCAGCTTCTGCTTCTACAATTTGCTCTTACCCATTACCATACCAGTGTATGTGTTCTTCCACCTCTGGACTTGGATGGGGATTAAACTCTTCAGGCGTAACTAAGGGAGCCAGAGCCAAGGTGGTGTATAGATTCGTGATATGTCTAGGGCATCCATCTCTGCAAGTTCAACTAGGTGGAAATGCTGAAGACACATTGCATTTGCAGGAAAGAGGCTTTGCCTTGCTTCTCAGGATTGGGCCTACGAGAGACTTAAGCTGCAGAAGCTTCTTTTATTGTACTCTAATTCTGACAGCCCTTGTGTTTTGAAGGTTCTGACATAACTGCTGTTATCAGAAGGAACCTTGTAACAGAGTGTCTTGTTGGAGGTTAACAACCCTACTGCTCAACTGGTGACCATTTCTTACCCCGTTCATCTAAAAGCCATTTTGTAAATCTGTTTGTTTAGCTTCAAGCTTGTTGGTAAAGTGACATGGTAGGGATGACCAAAATAATCTCAAAGGACCTGTATGATGTAGTATAAAGAAATGCATTTAAACTAGTGTGACACAAAACTATAATATTATAAACTGGAAATTTCATGTACTTAAAAATCCTTAGTTTGTAAAATCACCTGCATTTCTTTGGTATCAAATGCTTATAGCTAGTAAAATGATACTTTCCcataaaaatatcatttgaaCTTTGAAGAAGATCATGTAATATTTGTATTAATGTCCTTATCTTATTTTAGCTAATATAATGTACTctaggttcatccatattgttgtaaatgaaatgatttcaaattttttatggatgaatagtaTTCTATGAAGCATGCATATGGTATTTTTGTATACATTCAACTCAGGTTGAACACTTAGCTTGATTTTGTGTCTGGTCTACTATGTTTAGTGCTATAATAAATACCAGAATGCAGATTCTTTTTGACATatgagtttcatttcttttggatatatatatccaatacatatatatatccaaaagaaatgaatatatatatacaaacactactgaatatatatattcatatacatatgaatatatatatacacacacacacaaacactactGGGAGGAGCTGATTCATAGGATAATCCCACTTCTATTTCTTGAAGCATGAAAAAGTTTTATGATGATAATTTGAgcaactaaagaaaaataaacatttctttaaaaacatgaattcagaaaaaatcacaaaaaaaaaaatattttagtaatcTCTCATgtgaattaaagaaattaatttcattttgaaaatcttaAGAGATAACTAAAGGGATAAGTAACAGCTGATAACTTAGagtgaacttttttaaaatgaaaaatagttcaaTAACATATAGTGTCAGAAAAAAGAGCAGGTTCAAATCTTTTCAACTCATCTTAAGAGGCAAAATTTAACCctgattttaaaaactgctgagcagaagaaaataatttcaaaagtataGAACTAATATGTTCAGGTGTAAAACTCTTAAATAGCAATAgagccaatcaaatccaaaattaaaaaaaaagttaaagaatatTAATCTCTACATGTTTCTCCTGTCACTTTTTTGTGCCTGCTCACCTGTTAagatttgtacttttactggttTTTGTGATGGTGCTTGTCATCTTTTCACTACTAGGGAGTGTATTATATATTTCTTCTGTCACCAGGCTTGTGCTAAAGAAGTTCTTCAGGGCTTGCTCATCAAACGAGTgtctatttcttcttcatttatgaTGGATGACTTTGCTGGAAATAGTACTCGTGGCTGGATCTGTTTTTCTTTCACGACTTTCACAATTTCATCAGATTCTTtcctagattctttttttttaacttttatttaatgaatataaatttccaaagtacaaaatattgattacaatggcttcccccccataatgtccctcccacccgcaaccctcccctttcccactccctctccccttccattcacatcaagattcattttcgattctctttatatacagaagatcagtttagcatacattaagtaaagatttcaacagtttgctcccacacagaaacataaagtgaaaaatactgtttgagtactagttatagcattagatctcactgtacagcacactaaggacaaagatcctatatgaggagtaagtgcacagtgactcctgttgttgacttaacaaattgacactcttgtttatggcatcagtaatcaccctaggctcttgtcataagctgccaaggctatggaagccccctgcgttcactgactctgatcatatttagacaaggccatggtcaaagtggaagttctctcctcccttcagagaaaggtacctccttctttgatgacccattctttccactgggatctcactcgtggagatctttcatttaggtttttttttcccccagagtgtcttggatttccatgcctgaaatactctcttgggcatttcagccggatccgcatgccttaagggctgattctgaggccagagtgctgtttaggacatttgccattctatgggtctgctgtgtatctcacttcccatgttggatcattctctccctttttgattctatcagctagtacttgcagacactattcttgtttatgtgatccctttggttcttattcctatcattacgatcaattgtgaacagaaattgatccctgggactagtgagatggcattggtacatgccacctcgatgggattgaattcgaatcccctggtatgtttctaactctactgtttgaggtaagtcagcttgagcatgtcccgaattgcacatctcttccctctcttattcccactcttatatttaacagtgatcacttttcagttaagtttcagcacttaagaagaattgtgttttgattacagtattcaaccaaaagcattaagtagaacaaacaaaaaaattactaagagggataacatattaagctgctcatcaacagtcagggtgagggcttatcaagtcaccgtttctcatagtgttcatttcactttaacaggtttcctttttggtgctcagttagttgtcacctatcaaggagaacaagtggtatttgtccctttggtattggcttatttcactcaacataatgttttccaaattcctaacagggatcacttttcagttaaaatttaaacacctaagaataattgtgtgttaattacagagttcaacctatggtactagaacaaaaaaaatactaaaatggataaagtattacattgtacatcaaccgtcaggacaagagctgatcaagtcactgtttctcatagtgtccatttcatttcaacaagtttcctctttggtgctcagttagttgttgccaatcagggagaacatatgatatttgtacctttgggactggcttaattcactcagcatgatgttttccaaattcctccatcttgttgcaaatgactgggtttctttatttttgactgctgtatagtattcaatagagtacatgtcccataatttctttatccaatctactgttgatgggcattcaggttgattccaggtcttagctattgtgaattgagctgcaataaacattaatgtgcagacagcttgtttgtttgccaatttcatttcctttgggtaaattccaaggagtgggatggctgggttgaatggtagggttatcttcaggtttctgaggaatctccagactgacttccatagtgccttaaccagtttgcattcccaccaacagtgggttagtgtcccttttccccacatcctctccagcatctattgttggtagatttctgtacgtgaggcattctaactggggtgaggtggaacctcattgtggttttgatttgcatttccctgattgctagtgatcttgaacattttttcatgtgtctgttggccatttggatttcctcttttgaaaaatgtttattgaggtccttggcccatctcttcagtgggttgtttgttttgatgttgtggagtttcttgatttctttgtagattctggttattaaccctttatcagttgcatagtttgcaaatatattttcccattctgtcggttgtctcttcactttccttactgtttcttttgcagtacagaaacttctcaatttgatgcaatcccaaatgttaattttggctttgactgcctgtgcttctggggtgttttccaagaagtcattgccggtacctatatcgttcatggtttttccaatgctctctaataatttgatggtgtcaggtcgtagatttaaatctttaatccatgttgagtggatttttgtgtaaggtgaaagataggggtcttgcctcatgattctgcacgtggaaatccaattttcccagcaccatttattgattCTAAAGTTTCAGCTGTTAAGTCTTTAGTTTTAGTTTGTCTAATTAAATTCCCTTGTAAGTGACTTGCTGTTTTTATCTTACTGATTAAATAACTCTCTCTTTGTActgttttgttttacagattCTCTGTAATGTACTTTTTTCTTTGGAAAGGTAATTAGGGGTCCTTGAGCCTTCTTGGAACTGTTTGACTCTATATCAAGATTTGGAAAGCATACAGTAATTATTCCATgaattaagttttctttttttttaaatttttgacaggcagagtaagacagtgagagagagagacagagagaaagctcttccttccattggttcactctcctaatggccgccacggccagcgctgcaccgatccaaagccagaagacagatacttcctccccgtctcccatgcaggtgcagggacctgagcacttaggccatcctccactgctatcccaggccacagcagagagctggactggaagaggagcaaccaggactagtatccagtgccccaactgggactagaacccagggtgcccgtGCCACAgtaggaggattagccaaataagCCACACTGTTAAGAAAAATGCAGGAGAGGTCATAGAAACTGTCCCACAGTCACTGATAATAAACTGTATTGGAATGATGTACATGGGCAGGCTAAAGATGAGGGGGGAATAATATAGAAAGACAATCAGGTAaagtagtaaaaagaaaaatgggttaGAAGAAGAAGTTGAATAATGAGATTGATTTGACAAAAGAGGTAATGTGGTACCACATAATATGAAGGAGTGTAAAATACATCATAATGTTTTTGTTAGGGAACCAGAAAAAAATTTGACCTACAGATAGCATCAGATTCTCTTTcatcaaaatattaattaattaatattcaaGATGCAGACGTCATGGGATTTGATTGAAGAAGTACGTTACGACTGTGGAAAGGATGAGAATTAAGGAGATGTTTGTAGGAGTTCAGGCAGGCTACAGGATGGAGAACTAGATCACAATATTCATAAATATGATTATTAGTGATTTATAATAATAACAGTAACCCGTATTTGATGATTGGAAAAATTGTTAGTACATCAAAAACAGTTAAGGTATCTCTGGTAACTTAAGGAAATCTAATAAGTCTGTCAAAAAGCAAACTGCATCATCCCGTAAATTTCTAGCATGATTTCAGAAAGCTAAAAgtggaaacaaaatatttttccatccactaatgagtaaataaagaaaatcaaagacggcaccgctgctcactaggctaatcctccgtctggcagtgccggcacaccgggttctagtcccggtcggggcgccaggttctgtcccggttgcccctcttccaggccagctctctgctgtggcctgggagtgcagtggaggatggcccaagtccttgggccctgcaccccatgggagaccaggagaagcacctggctcctgccatcggatcagcgtggtacgccggccgtggcggccattggagggtgaaccaatggcaaaggaagacctttctctctgtctctctctctcactgtccactctgcaaaaaaataaaaaaaataaaaaaacaaaaataaaaaaataaaataaaataaagaaaatcagtaCATGTACTCATTGGAATATTACACAACTGCGAAAAATGATAAA from Oryctolagus cuniculus chromosome 8, mOryCun1.1, whole genome shotgun sequence includes:
- the LOC100351842 gene encoding phosphatidylinositol N-acetylglucosaminyltransferase subunit Y-like, with product MFLSLPTLTILIPLISLPGLFYAASVEENFPQGCASSTSFCFYNLLLPITIPVYVFFHLWTWMGIKLFRRN